TTGTTACAGACAATGGTCGGCAATTTACCGATCATAGTTTTAAAGACTTTTTGCAGAAGCTGAGGATAAATCACCATTTCTCAtcggtagaacacccacaaTCTAATGGCTTAGCTGAAGCCGCCAATAAGGTCGTTCTGCACGCTTTAAGGAAAAAGCTCGACAACGCCAAGGGGCTCTGGGCCGAGCTAATTCCAGAGGTATTATGGTCATACAATACCACCGTACATACATCAACTAAAGAAACCCCATTTAGATTGGTCTATGGATCCGAGGCTATGATTCCTCTGGAAGTTTCACAACAATCCTTACGAGCCCTAGCAGAAAATCATGATCAAGCTCGCCGAGCAGAGCTTGACTTAATAGAAGAAATTAGGAGTACAGCAGCCATTCGTCACCAGGCTTTACAGCAACAACTAAATCGAAGACATGCCAAACGAGTTCAACCAAGATCCTTCAATATCGGAGATCTGGTGCTGAGGAAAACTGAGGCGGCTCGCCGACCATCCTCCCATGGAAAACTTGCAGCAACATGGGACGGACCCTACCGTATACTCGAAGTCCTCGGCAGAGGAGCTTACAGACTAGAAAATTTGGATGGCACTAAGATCCCGAGTTCATGGAATGTCAGTTCTTTAAAGCAATATTTCAGTTAAAGCAAAGCAGAGTGCTGGTACTCTTTTTCCTCACTTGAGATTTTTCCCAAAAAAGGGTTTTGCTCAgggaggttttaacgaggccagCCTGCCCGAGTTAAAATTGTAAGGTACTGCTTTGACCAAAGTTTGAATGCATTTATAAACACTTTTAACAAGTTCTGTTTAACCGAATTTATATTATGATTAAATATCACGAGGAGTTTGTTACCAAATTACTCCCTTCACAGACAAACAAGTCATCAAAATATCATTCCACCCCACTAACGGGTATCAGACAAAGTAATTAGGATCATCCAAAACCTAATTACACAGATCCCTAAAAATAAACAGTCATGAACATTCGTtctacaaaacaaaaagaaaaactgCTAAAATACTACACAGAACTACTACTTAGCTAAGTTATCACCACCTTCCTCAATCACTTCTTCGTCATCTACAAGCTGGTCGTCCCGAACCACCTTGCCCGGATCCATGTCCACAAAATCGGCATCAGGAATTAGAAACTTGGCCTGCGTCACAGCACGATCAAACCCTTCAGCAAAAGCATCAAGAATGTCACCTTCTCTACTCGCCTCGAATTCCTTCATCTGTGCGGTAAGATCAATAACTCGCTTGTTCATGTTTTCAACATcactattcttcttttttaacaGTTCAGCATCATTCTCACGATTCTCTTTTTCaacctttaattccttttccAAGTCAGCAAACTTTTTTTGCAATTCTGTTAAGGCTAATTCTCTAGCCGATAATTGCTCCTTTAGGGAGCCGACCTGTTCAGCCTCAGCAACTATTTTCTTATGCCTTTTTTCCTGGCTACGGCCAACACAAGCCAATCGAAAGCCCAACACCTGAGATTTAAATATTCAACTATTAAAAACCTTACAGACATAAGTGGCTAAACAGAACCAATAGTTAGAATGAATCTACCTGAAGAAACTAACCAACCCCAACATCCCCGACCTCTTCCACCCGAGCTATATCAGCAGCGCTCTGCACAACTTCGTCCGCAATAACATTGAACGGAAAACCTCGGTCCCAAAGAGATGAACCATCTCCATTGTTGTCAAAAACGTGAAGCTTCTCCTGCTTCGCACTAAAACTAGACAAATCATCAAGTTGAATAACAGCTTCCTTGCCCTGATCTCCCGAGGTAGCAGTGACCtctgtctttcttttcttaaagaCAATCCCTTTCTTTCTTGGGAGAGGCTGATCGACCTCTCCCCCAACATCCATCTTTTCCGCATTCGAGGAGGAACCTTCAAAGTTCTTAGACTTAAATCGAGCCCTAAGAGTCGAAGCGGTAACTCCAGGGAACTTCCCACCTACCACAGAAACAGCAATAACATTATCAGCATAATAAAACCTTTGTTTAAGtgaaaaccaaaacaaaaacataCCCTGATAACCTCACCAAGGTAATCGACCACAGCCGACTTATTAACCTCCCAAGGAAGCAACTCTGACACAGATACCAATCCCCCCTTGGATACCATTTCAATCAGAAAGCATATGATACACTCGTTTCTTTCAGAAATGGTTTCAGGACCCAAAATTTGTTGAGGTTGACAACACCAGTACAAGGGAAACTTTTCCCCAAGATTTTCATCCACATAAAAAGGAAAATCCTCATCCACTGACTTGACTTTCAGAaacatttctttaaaatttttaaaggaaGATTTGTACagtttgaaaatagaaaaatcagGTGTGCTGTTCAAGTTTACCCACAACCCCTTCCATACCCCTTTTGcctgaaataaagaaaagaaaagctctAAATCTGGTTCAATCTCCAGAAATTCCATTAGAATCTGAAAACACCTTATGAAGGCCCAACCGTTAGGATGAACTTGTGAAGGAGCAAAGTTCAATTGTTTCAGAATATCACATTCGAGCTGGCTAAAAGGGAGTCGAACCCCCAATTCCTCTAACACGCAACTATACATAAAAAAGCTTTCAAAATCCTCTTTCCTATGAAAAACCCGATCTGAGCGGTTGCATGGAAGTAATTCCAAGCGATAACCAGGTTTCACTATGCTAGCTACACTAACCTGCCTAACACTATCCATATCCAGAAACAAAGAAGCCCTTATTTTCACATCACCGTCAACCCAGTCATACGACTCGCCATTATCAAACTTAGGCAAcgattttcctttcttttcactCATGGTTTTCGACAAATtcagaagaaggagaagaagggaTTAAAACGAAAAGCAGGGATATTGCTACTAACCTTTAGTGCTCATGGTGTTTAAAAGCTTCTGAAACTAAAAAACTTCCAAAGTAAAAGCAAGGGTAAAAGTGCTAAACCGTTCAGTTACTTAAAGCCTCCtcaattaatgataaaaatcaaAACCATTAAATGAGGCACCCTGCCAACAAGCCTTGGAACTCGCACCTATctaggaaaaataataaaacaataattaaagGTTTTACACCTATCAAGACTTGGATAATAATTACTAAACTCTTCAGTTACCCAACATTAACTTTAAAAGAAGCTATGTTGACCTGGGGGCACAGTGTACCGAGCTATTACTTACTCATTATAAAAGCTCAACCTATCTCTTTAAAAGTCAGGTCAAGCTTGGGGGCTGTGATATGACCAGTAAACATCGGTTACACATTATAGCTCGGTTACACTTCAGGCCCGATCATAACCGACGATTTCATCATGGCCATAAATGGCCCCAAGTCAATAACGTCGGATTTACAATTTATCCTCTTCCTAGACGTTACACCTGAAGGATAACGGCCGACCTCTCCTGCTAATATAAAGCAGACGAAAGACCAAAGGAAGGTACGTGACTTTTCTAAATTAAGAACTACTATCCCTTTGATactaacttgagcgtcggagaCTCGGAGTAcctttgcaggtacccaccCTCGCCGTTCATCCGTCGCCGACGTATACCTCGGTCCACTCTAGGAGTCCGCCGATCTTACCAGAGGACGAGCTATACCTCAGAGTTACCAGGCAAGaacaataacatataaaaaaaattttaaatatatcaaaaatatcgatattttaattattttaacaattaattttaattaatatatattatatatattttttataattcaaatcaattattaaaataactGAGGTATTCTCGATTGAAATTCTTCCTAACATATAATAGAGAAGCGTGTTCTTAATAATTTTCTGTTTAAGCGAGGACACTTGCATAGTGACGTAGTGTGGTGTCCAGTTTATGGTTTTCTAGCCATTAATGGTTAATcatgtttttattatatattttagtacTCTTATATTATCAATAACCAAGGTGTTGTTATTGAACACAGCTAAAAACAAGGTGTTCTTTTGTCACCTAGAAAAAACAAGTGTTTCTTTTACTAGACCCAAacctttatatatatttaaaatatattaatatatatccTTTTATGAAAACAAAAGTGATTTTGAACCGAAAGTAGTGATAGAACTTTGTTTAATGTTTAGATAAGGATCAATttcagaaacaaaaatttaattaatatgacGTGGGTGTGACGACATACTGGAAAGTAGAACAATAGTAGTAAATTAATTATGGTGGCTACTCCAACGAAGATTTAATAATTGTCATCAtgtgaaaatatattattttgacTATTGGATGATAGATTgtagaatttgattttatttgaagtaaaaatgttacttttatttaaaatattgcaaaatatataagttatactttttaaacaagaatcatcataaaaagatatttttagtaTCTTTATGGGAGTAGCTGTCATTAATTATTGGTCCAAAGTTAATGGacagtaaattaattatattttaagtttgagtagtttcaaatttaattatagaaTTCATTTTCATGTAACAACACACTATTTTTAATGtgaaataatattatacatctaaatttttttattaattaaatttaattaagttaatcaattataacaaaaattagttatgattaatattatttgaaatcttattgtttaatttaattagacttagttaaatttaattcataaaaaaatttaaatatatattattattttctaatttattgttatattataaaaatagataaattttaaatttattatttaaaaaattatttaaacgtATGATGAATAATTTTGTAAGAATTTTTATANNNNNNNNNNNNNNNNNNNNNNNNNNNNNNNNNNNNNNNNNNNNNNNNNNNNNNNNNNNNNNNNNNNNNNNNNNNNNNNNNNNNNNNNNNNNNNNNNNNNNNNNNNNNNNNNNNNNNNNNNNNNNNNNNNNNNNNNNNNNNNNNNNNNNNNNNNNNNNNNNNNNNNNNNNNNNNNNNNNNNNNNNNNNNNNNatatatatatttatatatataaatacaaaatattcatataataattgatttttagtgTGTAGGTAATATTTTTATCCATTTATACATATATGATTCTAGAAGCTTCATTTGGCATTATTATCTGTCCAATGATCTGTTTATGTACACACTCACTCACACCCTAAAAGTGCTTCAATTTAAGTGTGGCCTaacttcattttttctttctaccCACTTTCTTGCCCTTTAAAACTTTGAATGTTACTCACCAAATTTTAGTTAGGATCATACAACATGATGAGTATCCTCCACTCACAAAAAttctcaatctcaagaactttgTACAATCTCTTATTGTTAATGTCCCTTCTTTCTATTATCCACACATCAGCACTACACAACACAAAAAACAAAGGCCACAGAAACAAAAGTGTTGCCAAATCAGTTCCAATTGTAGCAGCAACATCTCCAATTTCTCCACCTCTAGTGTTTGCAGATCAAAGGCTTCAATTAGTATATCCAGTGATCCAAAAATTCAAGTCCACCATAACCTTAGATCCCTTAGGAGTTACAAAAACTTGGGTAGGTTCAGATATTTGTAGCTACAAAGGTTTCTATTGTGACACTCCACCATACAATAGTTCAGCCGTTGCCTTAGCCTCAATTGATTTCAACGGTTTTCAACTTGTTGCACCTACCCTTGATGGATTCATAGATCAATTACCTGATATTGCTCTGTTCCATGCAAATACCAACAATTTTAGTGGAACAATCACACCCCAGATTTCAAAATTACCTTATCTTTATGAGCTTGATCTTAGTAACAATCAATTATCAGGTCCATTTCCTCTGGCTGTTCTAGGAATGGAAACGTTAACGTTTTTGGACATTAGGTTCAATTTGTTCTCTGGGGCAGTTCCACCACAGATTTTCACACAGAATCTTCAAGTTTtgttcatcaacaacaacatatTTAATCAGAGTTTGCCTGATAACTTAGGATCCACTCATATTTTGTTGCTAACCTTAgcaaacaacaaattcaacggTCCAATTCCAACAAGTCTTCCAAAGGCTTTAGCCACACTCACTGAAGTGTTGCTATTGAACAACCAGCTAACAGGTTGTTTGCCTTATGAGATTGGTTACCTTCAAGAGGCAACGGTTTTTGACGTTGGGAATAACCAATTGACAGGTCCGTTGCCATTGTCATTGAGTTGTCTTGAGAAGGTTGAGATTCTGAATTTTGGTGGGAATTTGTTGTATGGTATGGTGCCTGAAGTTGTGTGTGCAAGTTTGATGGGCAATTTGGTAAATTTCTCACTTTCAGATAACTATTTCAATGCTGTGGgacccatttgtagggttttgATTGAGAGAGGAGTTCTTGATGTTACAAAGAATTGCATTCCTGATCTTCCATTCCAGAGATCAATTATTGAATGTGCTCAATTCTTTGCACAACCAAGGATGTGTCCATTGATGTGGTATCATAGTTTCATCCCTTGCAAGCTTCATTTTCATAACACTCCACTTTCTTCTATACCCTAGTTAGTACTTAGATTGCATTTAATTTCCATTGCTTCATCTaaaattgtttggtaatgagactgtatagaaaaagcaaaatatttttaatcaaacgtggagttatttttatgtgaaattgatagttgatagttattagataataatttaatcaaatatatcaaattatttaacggtTATCGACTATCCACTATAAATGaagataatttcttttttttatttatttggtgATATGCTTTAGataagatttttatataattggtGGATTGACTTTTTGAATGTAATGGTAGACCAAAATGAGTcgactttttttatttacatgagTAATTacatttaaattgaaaaagaaaacagttATTTCCTTCAAATTTTGGTCCATGTGCTGCAAGGCATGCATATAATGGGTTGcaattatttgtttaattgttttgttttgtgtgtAATGATGTATAATTATTTGTACTGAACTTTGTATGGTCCATCTAATAATTTATGATATCAATGTGTGGCAAGTCATAATTACTTCAAAGTCACATACCTTTCATAGTTTCATATGCCATAATCTTCTGCTTTTATatgattgttattattgttttttccCCGGTACAGATAATGTAGCTATGAGAGTTTAATTAGATAGTCAATCTTTTTagctatattttttaaaaaaattatcttaaattttaaattttttaaaaaataaattttgacaatTAAAAGATTAACTAATATTgactaactaaaaattaattatctatctatacttatttttctaaatatcAACTTTTCAAATCTCAAATTCAAAAACGTTTAACCAAGAAGAATAATAGTGGAATAATAAGATATAttcatatatacaataataacACCACTTACCCTAACCAAAATAAATTGTTGAATGAATTCAATATGATTAGTATccaaatgtttttattttttatgatattttttaactcGACATGTTAAAGACAAATTTGTTGCAATACTGaactttatttttatggatTTGTTGTTGGCCAATAGGTTGCTAGATACACAAAGCAGTATTCGAATTCTCGACACTTACCTAAATGAACTAATCAGCTAACCATTAGATCAATCCAATTTGGTTATAAGTACCCAAATGTTATGCAGCAATAATAATGACAATCGAGATTCGACCGAGCAGTACTTGGCAAATTAACCgtaggataaattcaaaataaataccTCAgatattacaaaattaataaggGTATAAGatagtaattttaaaaagaaaaaaatctaaatttattttatttagtatttattaatagtaataataattaataaatattaaataaagtaattttagactattttaactaaatttttatggtctctaaaatattattgagaaaaaaaaaaagaactgtCTGTCTTTCAAAACCCTAAATTACTAGTATTACTCTTACTATTACTATtgaacaataatattaatattcgAAGGTTGTTAAGATAAACAAATAAAGTGCTTGGACAATCTTAAATGAGGAGAAAAAATTGCCAAGAAAAGGGGCTTTCTCCAAAGCATCATGAACATGGTCCTAAAattgttagctttttttttcttaatatttatttttattttttaatttttttatcgagTATCACATTATCTTGTCTTTCCTTCTGAAGGCGGTGTGGCAAATGGCACCCCacatgaaaaagaaataattaagtaaTTCATATATCTGTGAAAAGTTAATTAGGTGAAGATAAAATAATGTGTTGATACCCACTTAGTGATCATCATAATCAAACTACTTAGCACACACTATTTCTGATAATATAGTTGCACATGTTCATGTCTAATCAATATCTAAATAGAAAGAGTGGGGATTATTTATCATTAGAATAAGtacatataatttatttttaactagatactttttaaattgtaaaattaattttaatcctcATCATTTTTCAGAAAGttattttaagatttagagTTGcgatttaggattagaatttaaaatttaaagttttttttgtgattctttaaaatttaaaatttaaattttagaataaaaaataatttttaaaaattaattaatattaaccgAANNNNNNNNNNNNNGTCTAAAgcttttgaaataataaaaatctaagCAAACGAAAAACCTAGACAAttcagtattttaatttttaaataatatatatacaaggaAGAAGGAACTACCAAATaaatgtttttctttctattttttttatattttggtacATGCATGatgattttatttctttggcAACCTTAAATGATTGATCAGACAAGTTGCTGTTCTTGAATTGGcacaaggaaaaagaaaagaaaattaaaagcaaTAATGAAGGTAAAGGGGAGTTACAAGGCAAAATTTACTCAACTACTCCCATACAATTTGGAAGGAAATAATAAATGGGATAATAATGTGATTATTGCATGTTTGCTTTGCAGCCATGCATGGCCATGCTTTCCAGCTCAAAAAGGTTCCTTTAGATTAGattcattattattaatttttataatttaacaaCAGTATGTGTAGCGTTAGCGTTAGCCTTGTCACTGGCCACTGTTCTTAATTTTGTCACATATTTAAATGTCAACAAAACGAGCAGCAATACCAAGATAAGCTAACTCTAGTGGCTGCTTATTATTTTATGTCCGGAAATCAATCATGACGCTtcgtatttttatatatttttggaagaaTTTTTAAGTGtacttaaaatattattgttctaataattttaacgattaattttaattaaaaaatatatataatatattaattaaaattaatgattaaaattattaaaatattaatattttagatacacttaaaattttttgtatatttttaagattttaattaaccaaaaataatatttgaaatgCTAATAAAGTAGTGAGTTTGATTCGTAATTCAGTAAAGAAGTTTCACACTATTTTTGTTATAcattaatctttattttttttcgttttgttTGCATCGGGTTCCACCTCcagtttattttgttaaattaaattgTGGTGCTAGTTATTTTGCTCTTTTTGATTATGCTGgttttgattatattatttgtaattCTGATGGATGTTGGTTGAAAGGTTGTACTGAAAAAGTCGAAATGTGCAGTGTTCTTTTTGCTGAATTGTATGAGATTTGAAGGGGTTTACTTCTAACGTGGGATAATGGATTTCGTGAGGTTATTTGTGAAACAGATTGTTTAGAAGTTCTTTTCTTGGTAAACCAAAGAATGTTTGGTAAGAATATTCCAGAATGAGATTTGACAAAGCATATACATAAAGTTATGAATTGAAATTGACAAGtctctattcttttaattaaaaaagatgcGAATAGTATTGCATATTGTATGGCTAGAGCAGTTGCTTTTGACGCGTATATTTATTCGAATTGAAATTAACCATAAAATGAACTTTAAcatctaataaatttaaatatgaatttagtcaattaatttaattttgtctttattttttttctgttctaTTTAATTCccaaaaaatttactttttatccCTCTATTGATACATGAGAATTCGTGTGCAAAACTGCAAATGAATAAGAGTTCACATGCATTAATGAAGAAAATGAGGCATATGCAAATTAAGAGGGTCATACAAAAAAGGAGCAAGCCATGACAGTGAGGCTGTCAACAGCGCTCTTAGGGCACAGATGACGGAGCATACCGATCGTCTTTGGTTCTTCAATTcgatttttaagatttttgagTACGTCAACGGACTTTTCTGATATTCTTGATATTTCGGATATCCTTTTAAAGTCAtggcaaattttttattcaattcaatcaatcataGTATTTGCGGACATGTTTTTACATTGATatgcgtttttttttttgttaatctttttatatgttgtatttttttttgacaATATAAAATCACACTCTTACGTTCTGTTTGTTACGGTAGAAAATATGAGGGATTTGATAtgggaaaaagaaataaaaagaaaataaatatttttatttgtttgattttgaaagaatatggaaagaaaaaatataacagTAGTAAGAGGTAATGTGGGTttagcaaaaatttttcttctcaactaaacagagaaaagggaagaaaattttatttggtcATTTTATTTCATCATTCCAAACacatttataaaaattcaatttcattttttttttatttcttttcactcaattttttttctttctatttcttttcacTCCCAAACAAAGCATTTGTATATGGTGAAAATTTCTAGAATCAAGtcattgttattgaaaatataatttgaaggatcttttttattttcattattagtACCATTTACTATAAATACATTATCTCTATTAACATTATATTTGTTTgagaagaaaatggaagaaaagaaatgaaaagaaagaaaatgggaagaaaaataattattttttattgtttgattgaggaaaaaaattaaaaaaaaaaaaaaataaatgaaaagaaattgatGGGACTACCGTTTTTTTCTCTTCAacattgaaaagaaaatgaagagaaaactaaTATTTCTCTCACTTCCAATACTATCCCTTcacttttttaatatattttataatatagagataaaattatttttttataatatttttttcttcttatttttcttccatctaaatatatctaaaaaaaataaaaatttattcaattttttttcttttttttctttctatttccttctctctatttttttactaattttattaaGCATCTTAATATATGTAGTGTTAGTGCTTCTGAATTTATTGTAGAAGAGAATTATATatgcattaaagaaaaattgTGTCTACTGTGTTtatctctctaattttttattcaataattTGTGTGTTATGCCCATGTGTTAAAATAGtgtacattaattgaccaagctTTAATAATGAATCTTGTGTGAAAACTATTAATGTCTAATGTGAACAAATGTGTTTAATCATCATTTTCTTATTCTCGCTGGGTGCCATTCTAGCATTCACGCTCTTTGCGAGAAGCCTTTTAAAAACAGTTTCAGCCTTTATCTCGCTACATGTAAGATGCTTTGCTTTCAATCTTCTCACAGGCGAAAAAGTTCTAGCAGTAATTAGAAAAGTCTAGACCCACTATACAAGAGTACAATACCTTTTAGCCTCGTCTTGAGGTATAACTCCAACATTATttctatattaatatttttttttgtcacaaaAATGACTATCAATAAACTCAAATTCTATGCCATAAGAACCATGTGATTCCCAAAAGAGTTACGGAGAGGATCAGAGGAATCTtagagtatttatttattttagtctctaaataatttggatcaaattttttaattttcaactaaaattaattacttaattagttCCTAACAATTAATTTCGTCAGTCATTTAGGTTATTTGTTCCGTCAATTTTAACGGAAAATAAAACGGTCCCTACAACTCTAATGGAGGATAAAATAATCTCTGTCCTATCTGTTCGAAAACAACGCCGttctcttctaattttcatCGTATATTGATTAACTTTAACATTCATACTCTCATTCTTCACTTTCATAGTCTTTTTCTCCATCTTCTACGTCCTTCTCTTCAGCTCCAAAAGTAAGCCATGGTATAATTGCCACGCGTGTCACATCTACCTCAATATGTCATAGACCACACACTTCCCAAATTTCTGTAACTGATATACATCTACATTTTTTGCACTTCACCCACCAGAAGCATCCACTTCTACGTCATCGATAATAGCATCACCTCCAATCTCAATAACGTCCACTACATCCTCAATAACAAGTTCTACAACTACTCTAAAGGCACGTCTTTATCCACTCTCCGACAAATaatatagattgttggacattAGGACATCATGAGAAGATTCTCCTTCAACATCATATCCAAATTCTCATTTAAAATGGACTCCAAGTGCTTCATTCCTTCTCTCCTGGAGTCAAAGCTGGCAGAAA
This portion of the Arachis duranensis cultivar V14167 chromosome 6, aradu.V14167.gnm2.J7QH, whole genome shotgun sequence genome encodes:
- the LOC107495891 gene encoding uncharacterized protein At4g06744 yields the protein MMSILHSQKFSISRTLYNLLLLMSLLSIIHTSALHNTKNKGHRNKSVAKSVPIVAATSPISPPLVFADQRLQLVYPVIQKFKSTITLDPLGVTKTWVGSDICSYKGFYCDTPPYNSSAVALASIDFNGFQLVAPTLDGFIDQLPDIALFHANTNNFSGTITPQISKLPYLYELDLSNNQLSGPFPLAVLGMETLTFLDIRFNLFSGAVPPQIFTQNLQVLFINNNIFNQSLPDNLGSTHILLLTLANNKFNGPIPTSLPKALATLTEVLLLNNQLTGCLPYEIGYLQEATVFDVGNNQLTGPLPLSLSCLEKVEILNFGGNLLYGMVPEVVCASLMGNLVNFSLSDNYFNAVGPICRVLIERGVLDVTKNCIPDLPFQRSIIECAQFFAQPRMCPLMWYHSFIPCKLHFHNTPLSSIP